The following nucleotide sequence is from Paeniglutamicibacter kerguelensis.
GCCGGGTGGCGTCCTGGGGCAGGTCCGGGTGGTCCTGCGGGTTCGCCCAGATCTGGTGGGCGTGCAGGATCAGCGCCAGGGTCTGCAGCGTCTTGCCCAGGCCCATGTCATCGGCCAGCACGCCGCCCAGGCCGTTGCTCCACAGGGTGCTCAGCCAGCCGAAGCCCTCCACCTGGTAGGGGCGCAGCGTGGCGTTGAGCGTGTCCGGCAGTTGCGCCGGGGCGGAGTCCTTGAGGTTCAGCAGCGCGCCGAGCGAACTCGCCCACGCGTCGGGCCCCTCGATGTGGACAGCCAGGGCATCGAGTTCTTCCCAGAGGGAGAGCTGGTACTGGGTGATGGAAAGGTCCGCGTCCTTGTCCTTCATGTCGCGCAGCGCCCCGGCCTCCGCGACGAGGTTGCGCAGCTTCTCAAAGAGCGGGTTGTCCAGCGAGAAGTAGCTCCGGTCCGGCATCAGCAGCTTGGTCTGGCCGTTGGAGAGGGCGCGCAACACGTCGGCGAAGGGGATCTGGCGGTCGCCGATGGAGATCAGCAGACCCAGGTCGAACCAGTCGCGCCGGTCCGATTCGACGGTGGTGATGGTCAGCTCGGGCGCCTCGGTGAGCTCGTGGAAGACGGGGCGGACGCCCTTTTCCTCGATCACCAGACCGTCGAGGTTTTCCAGTTCCGGCAGCGTGCGGCGTACGAAGTCGATGACGTCGAGGCCCTGCAGGTGCTTGGGGCCAAGGACCGCCGATTCCAGGGCGGGGAAGTCGTTGAGGATTTCCAGGGCCGCGGACTCCAGGGCGCTTTCCACCACGGTGTCGCGGTCCTCGGCCTCGACGACCAGACCGTTGTAGTCGAAGACCCAGTCCAGTTCCACGTTGTCGCGCGAGCCGTAGCGGATCTTGGTGACAAGCTTCGGGGGCAGCACCGCAGGCAGCTCGACGCTGGCATCGGGGCTGGTGACGCGCAGCTTGCGGGCCAGCCTCGGGTATACCCGGGAGAAGAACTCTTCCGATTCCTTTTCCGGCACCGTGACGGGTTCCGGGTGGTGCAACATAATAAGTTCGCTGGCCGAGAGCCCTCCGGGGACCTGTCCCAGGAAGATCTGGTTGTGGTCGTCGCTGGCGGCGTACACGCCGTGGTTGCCGATGGCGCCGGCGGCGGAGTCGGCATCAAGGTCGATGCGCACGTCCCCGATCAGCAGGCTGGGGGCCAGCTCGATGCCCTCCGCGACGGTGGTGGCACCCAGGGACGCATGGGCCGGTTCCAGGAGCGTGATCCGGGTGTTGGTCTTGGTTCCGATCAGTGCCACACCGAGCTTCTTCGCCTCGGCCAGCAGCGGCCAGAGCAGCGAGGAAGAGAACTCGTCGAGGTATAGCCAGTCGTTGTCCTCGCCGAAGTAGAGCTGCCCGTTGGCGCGGTAGAGCGGCACAAACTGGCAGAACCACCGGTGCTGTTCGGCATCCAGGTTCAACCCGTAGGTCTTGAAACTGATGGTGTTCCAGCGCAGGTTTCCGCGAACCCAGCGTTCCGCGCCGGTGCGGACCATGGGTCGCACGCCCAGGCGCCACCTGCGGCTTGCGACCTTCTGCTGCCCGACGCCGGAACCCGGGGCCCACTGCTGGTGGGCGCTGAGCGTGGTGTCCTGCAATTCGAATTGCAGTCCCATGTGGGCCACGGGATTCTTGGCGCTCGCCGAGGAGAGGCTCTTGGGTGCGGCGACGGGCGTGAGCAATTGCTGAAGCGACTGCTGCCAAGCCGGAACGCTGACGGTGGCGCTGCGGAACACCACGTCCTTGGCGCGCAAGTGCAGGGTGTTGGAATAGATCAGCAGTGCCGCAACGTGCTTGCACTTGGGCGCATCCCCGCAGGGGCACTCGCCCTCGTCGATGAGCCAGGCTTCCTTTTTGAAGACCAGGGTGATCTCCACCGAATAGGTCGGGTTCTCATCCTCGCTGACCCGTCCGGCGAGCACCGCTGAGTCGGGGTCCCAGGTGATATCGCCCAGTGAGGCATCGGTGGCAAGTACCTTGCCACGGGTAAAGGCGGCACCACCAACGACGCGCAGGATTTCACGCGCATCGACCATGGGGAAAGCAGAATCGGTCATCCTCCTATCGTTTCACGTTCCGGGGCCAGAGGACGAACCGATGGCAGTGTTGTGCGCATTATTCGTGGTGCGTGTTAATCACGGTGCCGCCCGCCCCTGGCCCGGTGTGTGTTTCTTCGTCCCCGATGGCCGTCGGCGCAGGCTCCTTAACGGCACGTCGGGCGGCCTCTCGAATGCGACTCCCGGCCTATGCCGACTGGACAGACGTTTTCCTGAAACGGAACAGCCCGACCGTCAGGTATATGCCTGCGGGAATCAGCGCCCATAGCCATAGCTGGGGAATGAATTCCTGCGGGCCGGTGCGGGAAATGCTGGTGTCGGTTCTTTCCGCGGCATTCCAGAGCCAGGTGTCCACCGGCGCACTCAATCCCCATGAGGCCGCCACGGCTAGATTCCAGGACAAGCGGGCTGAAAGCCGGGAGTTCCGGAACCGGAAGCAGCCAGGCCAACGGTGATGATGAGCATGACAACAGCAAACGGGACAAATTCGCCGATGATGCCAAAGTCGTCAAAGACCATCGTGAGGATGCCGGATAACGCTGCGAAATGGCACTATCCTGCAGCAATCCCATGTGCAACCAGCGACAGTTGAACATTTGGGCCGAGCACGTTTCCGTCCATGGCATCAAAACGACTCGCGATAAGACCAATTGAAATGATTGATTTAGCGCTCGCGGGACAACGACATTCAATTGCCTTGGAATTCGCCCCCAAGTGCTCGTGCTCCTTGATTGGCCATTCCCGCCGGGAATTGGCTCAGGGCGCGTCGGGGACTTCGCACGTCAATTCCGCCTAGAATCGCCATCCGGGACAAAGAATGAAACGAGGTTGGTTCCATGAACAGCACACCCGCCTTGACCCCGCTGCCGAGAGTGATCGAGATTGCCTCGCTGCGTGACTTTGACAGGCATGCCACGGCGGCACTCGCCATCGAAGGCGGGCGCCTGGCCGCGTCGATGCACGGGTGGCACGTCCAGTCAGTCGACCTGCGAGGACGCAGCACCGTGCTGGAGAAACTGCGCCCGTCCGG
It contains:
- a CDS encoding DEAD/DEAH box helicase translates to MTDSAFPMVDAREILRVVGGAAFTRGKVLATDASLGDITWDPDSAVLAGRVSEDENPTYSVEITLVFKKEAWLIDEGECPCGDAPKCKHVAALLIYSNTLHLRAKDVVFRSATVSVPAWQQSLQQLLTPVAAPKSLSSASAKNPVAHMGLQFELQDTTLSAHQQWAPGSGVGQQKVASRRWRLGVRPMVRTGAERWVRGNLRWNTISFKTYGLNLDAEQHRWFCQFVPLYRANGQLYFGEDNDWLYLDEFSSSLLWPLLAEAKKLGVALIGTKTNTRITLLEPAHASLGATTVAEGIELAPSLLIGDVRIDLDADSAAGAIGNHGVYAASDDHNQIFLGQVPGGLSASELIMLHHPEPVTVPEKESEEFFSRVYPRLARKLRVTSPDASVELPAVLPPKLVTKIRYGSRDNVELDWVFDYNGLVVEAEDRDTVVESALESAALEILNDFPALESAVLGPKHLQGLDVIDFVRRTLPELENLDGLVIEEKGVRPVFHELTEAPELTITTVESDRRDWFDLGLLISIGDRQIPFADVLRALSNGQTKLLMPDRSYFSLDNPLFEKLRNLVAEAGALRDMKDKDADLSITQYQLSLWEELDALAVHIEGPDAWASSLGALLNLKDSAPAQLPDTLNATLRPYQVEGFGWLSTLWSNGLGGVLADDMGLGKTLQTLALILHAHQIWANPQDHPDLPQDATRRAPFLVVAPTSVVSNWKDEAARFAPSLKVAAITDTETRATATLAQLAKDYDIVVTSYTLLRLDADAYADVAWAGLILDEAQFVKNKATKAHHVARDMPARFKLAITGTPMENNLMELWSIFAIVSPGLFPSAVRFAENYQRPIERQGLDEPLSRLRRRIRPFMLRRTKDAVVTDLPPKQEQVLHVELSPQHRKIYDTHLQRERQKVLRLVDDMDKNRFTIFQSLTLLRMLSLDASLVDEEYADISSAKLDMLFEQLEDVIAEGHRALIFSQFTSFLKKAADRLEAAGTPYAYLDGSTRKRAEVIDSFKSGAAPVFLISLKAGGFGLNLTEADYCFLLDPWWNPAAESQAVDRAHRIGQTRNVMVYRMVAKNTIEEKVVALQDSKRQLISSVMDEGAGFGKVLNADDIRELLR